The Bartonella sp. HY328 genome contains the following window.
TTGCGTGCTGGTATTAACCCTGACAAAGCAACACCAAGCACTATGTTATCAGGCAAGCCAACGCCGATGGAAGATGAAGAAACCACGCATTTTTCTATTCTTGATAAGCAAGGCAATATGGTTGCAGCGACACAAACGGTTAATCTTTTATATGGTTCTGGGCTTATTCCATCGGGTACGGGTGTTTTACTCAATAATGAAATGGATGATTTTGCCCTTATGCCAGGGGTACCAAATGCTTTTGGAGTTATGGGTTATGATGCCAATGCGCCACAGCCGGGTAAAAGAATGCTTAGTTCTATGTCGCCTACTTTCATGATATCAAAAGACAAAACTGCGATTTTGGGTACCCCGGGTGGGAGCCGCATTATTACCATGGTTCTCTTTGGTATTTTGGGCTATGATCAAGGGCTTAGTGCTCAACAAGTTGCTGCATTTCCACGCTATCACCATCAATGGTGGCCCGATAACATAGATATGGAAAATGAGGCAATCAGTGCCGCTGCAGTACCAAAATTAAAAGATTTGGGACATGACTTTGTAATACCTAAAAAGAATGACGATGGCACAACATCAAGTCACATTTGGGGTAATTTGCAAACAATCTTATGGGATCATGCTGGAAAAAAGGTAGATGCAGCATCTGATCCACGACATGACGTTGGCAAAGCATTGGTCGAATAATTTGTTCTGTTAATATCAAAAACGATAGTAGTGCATTTTTCTATATCAAATAGGCAATGCACTGCTTAAATTTTGGTTGCATTTTGTGGTTTGTTTTCAAAGAATTAATTTGCTATACCGCCCAAAACACAATTTGGATGCAAAAAGCTAATGAAGACTATTCCTATTTTTTCCGAGCTGGTGGATGCGCCTGTTAACCGAGTGCATTGCGTTACGCGAGTGGAAAATGGCGTAAAACAGCCAATTGAGGTTGCCATTGCGGAAGAAATAGCCGTAGCTGTAAGTTATGATGGTACTACCCATGCGGTAATGATGGCAACACCCGATGATTTGGCCGAGTTTGCCGTTGGTTTTAGCTTAACTGAAAATATTATTTCTGATATTTCTGAAATTGATGAAATTAATATTATTCGCCTTGACGATGGCGTCGATATTCAATTGCGTTTGGACGAGCGGCCGCGCAACGCTTTTTTAAAACGCCGCCGCCATATGGCAGGGCCAGTTGGTTGCGGCCTTTGTGGTATTGAATCGATTGAAGCTGCAATGCGTATTGTCCCTCAATATAAGGGGGGGCTAACAATCACAGCTAACGATGTTTGTGATGCTGTTGGGCTTTTAAATTTAGGGCAAAAACTAAATCAACTCACCCGCTGTGCTCATGCCGCTGGCTTTTATGTGGCAGGGCAAGGATTATTGGCAATTTGTGAAGATATTGGCCGCCATAATGCTGTTGATAAGCTTATTGGCACTTTGCTTCTGCAAAACGTTGATATTGGTTTTGGTGCAATTGTTGTCACCAGCCGTTTGTCCGTTGAAATTATTCAAAAAGCAGCAATTGCTGGCAGCGGTATCGTCATTGGTATTTCGGCGCCAACCGCCGAAGCCTTGCGCATAGGCAAGGCAGCCAATCTCACAGTGATTGCAAGGGCGCGCGGCCAAAGTTTCGAAATTCATTCACACGCAGAGCGCATTCTTTGAGATATTTTTTCTTATGCCAAAAATTTTTAGAATATGGGCTAAAATCGAGAAATTTGTTTTAGTATTCTGTAAGTTCGGCGAGTTTGGGTTTCGCAGTCTTTTGACATTAAAAATGCGCTTTTTACCAATTAAGATCGTCCATTAAAATGATCCGTGCATCTTGCTTCTTATGCATATCAATAAGCGGTACTAATTTTTGAAAATGCTCGCTTGCACTATGAATATCCAATGCATTTTTATCTGGCCACTGTTCGATAAAAATAAAATGGCTTTTATCCTGCTGGTCAACGCAAAATTCGTAAGAAATACAAAGAGGCTCTTTACGGGTTTCATCAACAAGCTGTTTAAAATACGGTAAAACCACATCAATGGCTTCTTCTTTTATGAAAAATTCAGCAATAACTTTTAACACGACTATATCCTTTGCTTTGTGGATTAGCTCTATTAAAACTGACGTAGAAGATAAAAGCAATATTTATTTAATTCAGTCAAGCCGTTAAAACTTAGATAGTATAATTCATAATGTGAGATCTTACCAACTAGGTTGATATGCCTTTAGAAAATGTTACCTAATATTGCAGAATAATATTTGAGATTTAAACAAAATAGCGGTTTTGCTTAATTTCCCTAGGAAAACTTTTAAATTTTTAACTGCGGAACTGGCAGTTTAATTCATAATGCACTAAATATGAGCTATGAGCGATTTTCCAGATGATATACCGTTTTTTGACGATGATGATAAACCATTGCGCGACGATGTTCCACCAGTAAGAACAGGTGGCATTGCAGCAAGGGCTATGGCTGCGCGGCAAGTAAAGCCAGCTGAGGCAGCCTATCTTGAAGGGCTAAACCCCGAGCAACGTTTAGCTGTTGTTACTACAGAAGGGCCAGTGCTTGTGCTTGCTGGTGCAGGAACAGGTAAAACCCGCGTTTTAACCACCCGCATTGGCCATATTCTATCGTTAGGCCTTGCCTATCCTAGTCAAATTTTAGCCGTAACCTTTACCAATAAAGCTGCGCGTGAAATGAAACACCGTATTGGCGATCTTGTTGGCGGTGCGGTTGAAGGCATGCCT
Protein-coding sequences here:
- the fdhD gene encoding formate dehydrogenase accessory sulfurtransferase FdhD, which gives rise to MKTIPIFSELVDAPVNRVHCVTRVENGVKQPIEVAIAEEIAVAVSYDGTTHAVMMATPDDLAEFAVGFSLTENIISDISEIDEINIIRLDDGVDIQLRLDERPRNAFLKRRRHMAGPVGCGLCGIESIEAAMRIVPQYKGGLTITANDVCDAVGLLNLGQKLNQLTRCAHAAGFYVAGQGLLAICEDIGRHNAVDKLIGTLLLQNVDIGFGAIVVTSRLSVEIIQKAAIAGSGIVIGISAPTAEALRIGKAANLTVIARARGQSFEIHSHAERIL
- a CDS encoding putative quinol monooxygenase, producing MLKVIAEFFIKEEAIDVVLPYFKQLVDETRKEPLCISYEFCVDQQDKSHFIFIEQWPDKNALDIHSASEHFQKLVPLIDMHKKQDARIILMDDLNW